Below is a window of Bacillus sp. SM2101 DNA.
ATCGATGCCTACCATCTCTGTGAGTTATATTACAAGGAAGACCTAGAAGCATATCAAAGGAAAAGTATTCAAACATTGAATCTACGTAATCTTAGTAGACAACATGATTCCCTCACGGGAACCTACGTACAGACCAAATTGCAATTTCATACGATCTTAGATCAGGTTTTCCCTGAATATAAAGGAGTATTTGGAAACTTATTTTCAAAGGTTTCTTTAAATACCCTGCTTACTTTTACTACACCTAACGACATAAAAGGAATGAATGTAAGTGAAATTGCAGATAAAATCCATCAATTATGTAGAAATCGGACTGAATCATGGGCAATGAAAAAGGCTGAGGATTTGAAGGCTGCAGCAAGAAGGAACCCATATAGACAAACGTTATATGACAGTCATCTGGTTAGTTTAAAAATGTATATTAACCTTCTTTTAGAATATCAAAAACACCTATCTCAGTTAGAAGCAGAGATAGATGTCACAGCTAAAGAATTTGAAGAATATGATATTATTCGCTCAATTCCTGGAATAGGAGGTAAGATTGCAGCCACAATCATCTCCGAAATTGGGGAAATTGAACGATTTAATAACCCTAAGAAACTTGTAGCCTTTGCCGGAATTGACCCTAGTGTCCATGAGTCTGGCCAATTTAAAGCAAGAATTAATCGTATTACGAAAAGAGGGTCTAGTAGACTCAGACAGATTTTATATACAGCTGTACAATGTGGTTTAATAAACGCTCGTAATCCTAGACTAAAAGAATTCTATGATAGAAAACGCGAAGAAGGAAAACCACATAAAGTTGCGGTCATTGCTTGTGCTAATAAGCTCATACACTGGATTTATGCCTTACTAAAA
It encodes the following:
- a CDS encoding IS110 family transposase, whose protein sequence is IDAYHLCELYYKEDLEAYQRKSIQTLNLRNLSRQHDSLTGTYVQTKLQFHTILDQVFPEYKGVFGNLFSKVSLNTLLTFTTPNDIKGMNVSEIADKIHQLCRNRTESWAMKKAEDLKAAARRNPYRQTLYDSHLVSLKMYINLLLEYQKHLSQLEAEIDVTAKEFEEYDIIRSIPGIGGKIAATIISEIGEIERFNNPKKLVAFAGIDPSVHESGQFKARINRITKRGSSRLRQILYTAVQCGLINARNPRLKEFYDRKREEGKPHKVAVIACANKLIHWIYALLKRKEKFTI